A single genomic interval of Patescibacteria group bacterium harbors:
- a CDS encoding MFS transporter: MNNNAISSIDIKRLLASHNIFIAARVFFEIYLNVFIWKQTESLVLIAWFNIAYVLFQLFGFHIFAYFVKRGRVHFARAFSLLGFTVTYLTIFLLAENAIQWIVLIGGFAGFFNGVYRIAYQVLRFDLTHSQNRGNYTGLESGTKTIVDIVMPLLAGAIIALNFFDFGYSSLFLLGTVLFLISFFVGKVSFPLGDKGSFHFMTTWREIRKNRDLMKSMWSYFFSNFSRGGTITKLILPLLIFDAMQSELQLGGWLSFFSIMAVFISFAFGKFVHYKKYKNMLLIGGIFYFFLLLLLVLVPKFWVFILFGALIKIVDLLIKIPKRVISENLIDSIPNASSHRIENIVIREWFNIALGRLLSLVFLLFVVDLEVSQMKLFLLLVAFGALFEALLLRSIKKEI, translated from the coding sequence ATGAATAATAATGCAATTTCATCAATTGATATAAAAAGGCTCTTGGCCTCACATAATATTTTTATAGCAGCTAGAGTATTTTTTGAAATATATTTAAATGTTTTTATTTGGAAACAAACAGAAAGCCTTGTTTTGATTGCTTGGTTCAATATTGCCTATGTTTTGTTTCAGCTTTTTGGTTTTCATATTTTCGCTTATTTTGTAAAAAGAGGAAGAGTCCATTTCGCTCGTGCTTTTTCCTTGCTTGGTTTTACAGTTACTTACCTGACTATTTTTCTTTTGGCTGAAAATGCAATCCAGTGGATCGTACTGATTGGGGGATTCGCTGGATTTTTTAATGGGGTTTATAGAATAGCCTATCAGGTTTTGCGTTTTGATTTGACTCATAGTCAAAATAGAGGAAACTATACCGGGCTTGAAAGTGGAACAAAAACAATAGTTGATATTGTGATGCCTTTGCTGGCTGGAGCAATTATCGCTTTGAATTTTTTTGATTTTGGTTATTCATCACTTTTCCTTTTGGGAACAGTCTTATTTCTAATTTCCTTTTTTGTTGGTAAAGTTTCCTTCCCGCTGGGTGATAAGGGTTCTTTTCATTTTATGACGACATGGAGGGAGATAAGAAAGAATCGTGATTTAATGAAATCGATGTGGAGCTATTTCTTTTCAAACTTCAGTCGTGGTGGAACTATTACAAAATTGATTTTGCCTTTACTTATTTTTGACGCAATGCAGAGTGAACTTCAACTTGGTGGATGGTTGTCATTTTTTTCTATTATGGCTGTTTTTATTTCTTTTGCTTTTGGAAAGTTTGTTCACTACAAAAAATATAAAAATATGTTACTAATAGGCGGAATATTTTATTTTTTCCTTCTATTACTTTTAGTCCTTGTTCCAAAATTCTGGGTCTTTATATTGTTTGGTGCTTTGATAAAAATAGTCGATCTTCTTATTAAAATACCAAAAAGAGTTATTAGTGAAAATTTGATAGACTCTATTCCCAATGCTTCGAGTCATCGAATTGAGAATATTGTAATAAGAGAATGGTTCAATATTGCCCTAGGACGCCTTTTGAGCTTGGTGTTTTTGTTGTTTGTAGTTGATTTAGAAGTTTCACAAATGAAATTATTTTTACTTCTTGTTGCCTTCGGAGCATTGTTCGAAGCACTTCTTTTGAGAAGTATAAAAAAAGAAATTTAG
- a CDS encoding methyltransferase produces the protein MIIEDIQFYTTAEGLELIEKYKDLSDDDLEMLTFSLAKKGVPHYPYLITLLKLRKKARTKFSKADEMFFDSPTLEMATSEKIARHIAERFIGMKKVVDLTCGIGGNAIFLAKNSKVLAVDLDKTSIEMAKLNSIAYGVNDNIEFRVGNAHFNIDEDADAFFLDPMRSREGDTKTRSFMNTQPKVLEMLAKIFKITENVCIKVSPAFDYKEIDLFPQKPEIEIVSENNENKVALLWFGEFRQNKRKATIFIGNDKKEIINCDEDIQAPINDKPETYIYEPNKAIIKAHLIDEIAKEHGLSKINKNIAFLTKNSLINEARDKFRIFKVLRYKPFSLKILKRDLREEGIENLSVINRGTPILPEKLIKDLKIKEGSDAFVLVTKLKDDKNYYIITKKVAVC, from the coding sequence ATGATAATTGAAGATATACAATTTTATACAACTGCAGAAGGATTAGAATTGATTGAGAAATATAAAGACCTTTCTGACGATGACTTGGAGATGCTTACTTTTAGTTTAGCCAAAAAAGGTGTTCCTCATTATCCATATTTGATAACCCTCCTTAAACTTCGCAAAAAAGCGCGAACCAAGTTTTCAAAAGCAGATGAAATGTTTTTTGATTCTCCAACTCTTGAAATGGCAACGAGTGAAAAGATTGCCAGACACATTGCTGAAAGATTTATTGGAATGAAAAAAGTTGTAGATTTGACTTGTGGTATTGGAGGAAATGCAATCTTTCTCGCTAAAAATAGCAAAGTACTTGCAGTGGACCTAGATAAAACTAGCATTGAAATGGCTAAATTAAATTCTATTGCTTATGGAGTTAATGATAATATCGAATTTAGAGTTGGGAATGCCCATTTTAATATAGACGAGGACGCAGATGCCTTTTTTCTGGATCCAATGCGATCCAGAGAAGGTGATACAAAAACTAGGTCATTTATGAATACTCAACCAAAAGTGTTAGAAATGCTGGCAAAAATATTTAAAATTACTGAAAATGTCTGCATTAAAGTTTCTCCAGCTTTCGATTATAAGGAAATTGATTTATTTCCTCAAAAACCCGAAATTGAAATAGTTTCAGAAAATAACGAAAATAAGGTTGCTCTTTTGTGGTTTGGTGAATTTAGACAAAATAAGAGAAAGGCGACTATATTTATCGGCAATGATAAAAAGGAAATAATAAACTGTGACGAAGATATTCAGGCTCCAATCAATGATAAGCCGGAAACTTATATATATGAGCCCAACAAAGCAATAATTAAAGCTCATTTAATCGATGAAATAGCAAAAGAGCATGGTTTATCAAAAATTAACAAAAATATTGCTTTTTTGACTAAAAATAGCCTAATAAATGAGGCCAGAGATAAGTTTAGAATTTTCAAAGTGCTTAGATATAAGCCATTTTCATTAAAAATATTAAAGAGAGATTTAAGAGAAGAGGGCATTGAAAATTTATCAGTGATAAACAGGGGAACTCCTATTCTGCCCGAAAAACTTATCAAAGATTTAAAGATTAAAGAAGGTTCGGATGCCTTTGTGTTGGTAACGAAATTAAAAGATGATAAAAATTACTATATAATAACTAAAAAAGTTGCTGTCTGCTAA